Proteins co-encoded in one Cytobacillus sp. NJ13 genomic window:
- a CDS encoding DedA family protein produces the protein MSTETIIEFISSYGYWIIFLFLFFGIVGIPAPEESLLFLIGVLIGNHQLSFAESAVCAEAGVLLGMLSAYWIGKKAGTPFLKKYGRYIGITERRWNTAQKKYLENHRFMIFAGFYMPGIRQISPYFAGISKVPFHQYLLYSAAGSLSWVLPIIAAGYFAGSFFDINPEYVPYLGIVLLVVFVIYMLFKYAKNKFK, from the coding sequence ATGAGTACTGAAACTATTATTGAATTTATTTCGTCCTACGGTTACTGGATCATCTTTTTATTTTTATTTTTCGGGATTGTCGGCATACCTGCTCCTGAAGAATCGCTATTATTCCTGATTGGCGTGTTAATTGGAAATCACCAATTAAGCTTTGCCGAATCTGCTGTCTGTGCAGAAGCAGGTGTGCTGCTTGGAATGCTTTCAGCCTATTGGATCGGAAAAAAAGCAGGTACGCCCTTTCTCAAAAAATATGGCAGATATATTGGGATCACGGAAAGAAGATGGAATACCGCCCAGAAAAAATACTTGGAAAATCATCGTTTTATGATCTTTGCGGGTTTTTATATGCCGGGAATACGACAGATAAGTCCTTACTTTGCCGGCATTTCAAAAGTTCCTTTTCATCAGTACCTTCTATATTCTGCAGCAGGTTCCCTTAGCTGGGTGCTCCCTATAATTGCCGCGGGATACTTTGCAGGAAGCTTTTTTGATATAAATCCTGAATATGTTCCATATCTAGGGATTGTGTTATTAGTTGTATTCGTAATCTACATGCTCTTTAAGTATGCAAAAAATAAATTCAAGTAA
- a CDS encoding TerC family protein — MELSLILEYGWVLLLLVALEGLLAADNALVLAIMVKHLPEEQRKKALFYGLAGAFVFRFGSLFAISYLVDVWQVQAIGALYLLFIAANHILRKFLVKKGEEEAEVTKEKKQSGFWLTVFKVELADIAFAVDSILAAVALAVALPDSGLGHVGGLDGGKFFVIFAGGMIGLIIMRFAANLFVDLLHRRPGLEVAAFGIVGWVGVKLAVYTMSHPALAILPEGFAKSTEWKVTFYAVLIGIALAGWFLSKEKQEVPAEERAS, encoded by the coding sequence ATGGAATTATCTCTAATACTTGAGTATGGATGGGTATTGCTGCTGCTTGTGGCGCTGGAGGGTTTATTGGCTGCTGATAACGCGCTGGTGCTGGCGATTATGGTTAAGCACCTTCCGGAGGAGCAGAGGAAGAAAGCTTTATTTTACGGGTTGGCTGGAGCGTTTGTTTTCCGTTTCGGATCGTTATTTGCGATTTCATATTTAGTAGATGTATGGCAGGTTCAAGCCATTGGAGCGCTATACCTTCTGTTTATCGCGGCTAATCACATATTAAGAAAATTTCTTGTAAAAAAAGGCGAGGAAGAAGCAGAAGTAACGAAAGAAAAGAAACAATCTGGTTTTTGGCTGACAGTTTTTAAAGTTGAGCTAGCTGATATAGCATTCGCTGTAGATTCCATTCTGGCAGCGGTCGCTCTGGCAGTGGCTCTTCCGGATTCAGGGCTTGGCCATGTAGGCGGACTTGATGGCGGAAAGTTCTTTGTCATCTTTGCCGGCGGTATGATCGGATTGATCATTATGCGTTTTGCTGCAAACCTCTTTGTGGATCTGCTTCACAGGAGACCTGGACTTGAGGTTGCAGCATTTGGTATTGTCGGCTGGGTTGGTGTCAAACTGGCTGTCTATACAATGTCCCATCCGGCGCTGGCGATCCTGCCTGAAGGATTTGCCAAGTCGACCGAATGGAAAGTTACTTTCTATGCAGTCTTAATTGGAATAGCACTAGCTGGATGGTTCCTTTCCAAGGAAAAACAGGAAGTGCCAGCTGAAGAAAGAGCAAGCTAA
- a CDS encoding DUF1287 domain-containing protein, with the protein MIKKVGASIIGVLLLFILFFRSGIILDYIGIHFENPLAKKMAMPSDYSQADSNQNGIADPLDMVLSARKEVDQRTPYKSAYYAGGYPPDGEGVCTDVIWRGFQGADVTIKDLIDQDIAENTDLYSRVKGKPDPNIDFRRVPNQNVFFSRFAKSLTTELIPGDVKNLQQWHPGDIVVFLSPKFDHVAIISDKRTKNGIPYVIHNSTPFAAEVKLSSFKTPITAHYRWDFENTPALP; encoded by the coding sequence ATGATTAAAAAAGTGGGGGCTTCCATCATCGGAGTACTGTTATTATTCATTCTTTTTTTCCGAAGCGGAATCATTCTGGATTACATCGGCATTCATTTTGAAAATCCTCTGGCAAAGAAAATGGCAATGCCTTCTGATTATTCACAGGCCGATTCGAATCAAAACGGCATTGCCGATCCACTTGATATGGTCCTGTCAGCCAGAAAAGAAGTGGACCAGCGCACGCCATATAAAAGCGCCTACTATGCGGGAGGCTATCCGCCTGATGGCGAAGGTGTCTGTACAGATGTGATTTGGAGGGGATTCCAGGGGGCTGATGTAACCATAAAGGATCTTATTGATCAGGATATCGCCGAGAATACGGACTTGTATTCAAGAGTGAAGGGCAAGCCGGATCCGAACATTGATTTTCGGCGGGTGCCAAACCAGAATGTCTTTTTTAGCCGCTTCGCAAAGTCATTAACAACAGAACTAATACCAGGAGATGTTAAGAACCTTCAGCAATGGCATCCGGGTGACATCGTGGTTTTTCTTTCTCCTAAATTCGACCATGTTGCAATCATATCTGACAAACGGACGAAAAATGGCATTCCCTACGTCATACATAACTCCACGCCATTCGCAGCTGAAGTAAAACTCTCTTCTTTTAAGACTCCTATTACCGCTCATTACAGATGGGATTTTGAAAACACGCCTGCACTGCCATAA
- a CDS encoding DUF2269 family protein: MGTKAARWLKILHIVLVSLFFGGIMSSLVLNFNMKLAAYDQTLDMYQNVVAISDYIVRTGAVGTLLVGFIYGLFTNWGFFKHRWVTIKWILFIIQTIVGITIVDELMVENLALLEAEGSKALTNPVFIDNHTVRQYAVYFQIAVTLFIFAISVLRPWKKKRQK; the protein is encoded by the coding sequence ATGGGAACAAAAGCAGCCAGATGGCTAAAAATTCTTCATATCGTTCTGGTTTCCTTATTTTTCGGAGGGATTATGAGCTCACTCGTTTTGAATTTCAACATGAAGTTAGCTGCTTATGATCAAACATTGGATATGTACCAAAACGTGGTGGCTATCAGCGACTATATTGTGCGGACTGGTGCTGTCGGCACATTACTAGTGGGCTTTATTTATGGACTTTTTACAAATTGGGGGTTTTTCAAGCACAGATGGGTAACAATTAAATGGATTTTATTTATTATCCAAACTATTGTCGGCATTACAATCGTCGATGAATTAATGGTGGAAAATCTGGCTCTGCTTGAAGCAGAAGGCAGCAAGGCGCTGACAAATCCTGTTTTCATAGATAATCATACTGTTCGCCAGTATGCCGTCTACTTTCAAATTGCAGTCACCCTTTTCATTTTTGCGATATCTGTCTTGCGTCCGTGGAAAAAGAAAAGGCAAAAATAA
- a CDS encoding PaaI family thioesterase, translating to MLIKQPFDEFLKFHYERVSESNMKVTLPIQPLFINSAGLVHGGIISTLADVAMGNIFEPDENQMQSVVTADLKVTFLKGATGEFLIANAHLVKRGRTLNHTDCLIYNDQDQLVAKASGIFASI from the coding sequence ATGCTAATCAAACAGCCTTTTGATGAATTTCTGAAATTCCATTACGAAAGAGTCAGTGAAAGCAATATGAAAGTCACTTTGCCAATCCAGCCGCTCTTTATTAACAGCGCGGGGCTGGTTCATGGAGGCATCATTTCCACTCTTGCGGATGTAGCGATGGGGAATATTTTCGAGCCGGATGAAAACCAAATGCAATCCGTGGTGACGGCTGATTTAAAGGTCACTTTCCTAAAGGGGGCGACAGGTGAATTTCTTATCGCCAATGCTCACCTTGTGAAAAGAGGGCGCACCCTCAACCATACAGACTGCCTGATTTATAACGACCAGGATCAGCTGGTAGCCAAAGCATCGGGAATCTTCGCATCTATCTAA
- a CDS encoding DUF302 domain-containing protein, whose protein sequence is MFDYTVETEKSIEEAISSLEGSLKEEKFGVLWQFNVQEKLQEKGLEYNEAFHVLEVCNPNEAHRVLTQNKLAGYFLPCKIVVYEDEGKTKIGMPKPTSMIELIKDESVQSFAAEIEERLIQCIKKSI, encoded by the coding sequence ATGTTCGATTACACAGTTGAAACCGAAAAATCAATTGAAGAAGCAATATCCTCACTTGAAGGAAGTCTGAAGGAAGAAAAGTTCGGAGTTTTATGGCAGTTTAACGTTCAGGAGAAGCTGCAGGAAAAAGGATTGGAATATAACGAGGCATTCCATGTTTTAGAGGTATGTAATCCAAATGAAGCACATCGCGTTTTAACACAGAATAAATTGGCCGGCTACTTCCTGCCTTGTAAAATTGTTGTGTATGAAGATGAAGGCAAAACGAAAATTGGCATGCCTAAGCCGACAAGCATGATTGAACTAATCAAAGACGAATCTGTTCAAAGCTTCGCAGCAGAAATTGAAGAGCGCTTAATCCAGTGCATCAAGAAAAGCATTTAA
- the tenA gene encoding thiaminase II, whose translation MTFSEILRKENEDLFQLIFEHPFVQGIGRGDVPKEALAHYIKADFEYLNAFMHIYGIAISKSAERKDIAYFNQQIEFVLNSEVHPHHNFCQQIGVDYEALQGYPLPPTADHYVKHMMYHAHTGGMGEILAALLPCPWTYWEIGLELMKQYEPDENHPFYTWISFYANIRVEAVTMNMRNRLDELADAASPEERQRMKDAFRKSCQLELGFWEMAYTCEEWPAGNPAAVR comes from the coding sequence ATGACTTTTTCAGAGATTCTGCGCAAGGAAAATGAAGATTTGTTTCAGCTGATATTTGAGCATCCATTTGTTCAGGGTATCGGGAGAGGGGATGTGCCGAAAGAGGCGCTGGCCCATTACATTAAAGCGGACTTTGAGTATTTGAATGCGTTCATGCATATTTATGGGATTGCCATTTCAAAGTCAGCAGAGCGTAAGGATATTGCTTATTTTAATCAGCAAATAGAATTTGTATTGAACAGTGAAGTACATCCCCACCATAATTTTTGCCAGCAGATTGGCGTGGATTACGAAGCATTGCAGGGCTATCCGCTCCCGCCAACAGCTGATCATTATGTTAAGCATATGATGTATCATGCCCATACAGGCGGCATGGGTGAAATCCTTGCTGCATTATTGCCTTGTCCATGGACTTATTGGGAGATTGGGCTTGAGCTCATGAAGCAATATGAGCCGGATGAGAACCATCCGTTTTATACATGGATCTCTTTTTATGCAAATATAAGGGTCGAAGCTGTGACCATGAATATGAGAAACCGTTTGGATGAGCTTGCTGATGCGGCATCACCGGAAGAAAGGCAGCGAATGAAGGACGCTTTCCGAAAAAGCTGCCAGCTGGAGCTTGGCTTCTGGGAGATGGCTTATACCTGCGAAGAGTGGCCGGCGGGCAATCCGGCAGCAGTAAGATAA
- a CDS encoding DUF3784 domain-containing protein, translating into MNQHFIVIGLILLILGYLIGVKKQTWLLSGFNQQRVSDKDKLAKLVGVYNIVMGLLLIGGGFINHPDAQILFPILLVGYVILLGYVNIKMVK; encoded by the coding sequence TTGAATCAGCATTTTATCGTTATCGGATTAATTTTGCTAATTCTTGGATATTTAATCGGAGTAAAAAAGCAAACATGGCTTCTATCGGGATTCAACCAGCAAAGAGTCAGTGATAAAGATAAACTGGCAAAGCTTGTTGGTGTTTACAATATTGTAATGGGGCTGCTGCTGATAGGAGGGGGTTTCATAAACCATCCGGATGCCCAGATACTTTTTCCCATTTTGCTAGTGGGTTATGTCATTTTACTTGGGTATGTGAATATAAAAATGGTGAAATAA
- a CDS encoding VTT domain-containing protein, with protein sequence MNGKMEVSLHGLIILLALYILFNLMPTLLPAYKWVIITGMAAILVLDFYFFTAGKLSRLKYSRLALMFMFSLLLIVFITFYLTKILVLTDAYGLESMLREYEAEGKLIFFLVCFLQPILLPLPEAVTLPAGSAVFGPAAAALLGFTGTISGIIVMFWTARIGGLKLVSRFIKERHLIKYQKYMEKNENTILMLLFVIPILPDEIICVGAGMGGVSFKKFLGIASISKIATSLLLAYSLSLADALSLSGSQLLLVVSVVIGVFYSVSFMYKKRERNYKNCE encoded by the coding sequence ATGAATGGAAAAATGGAAGTTAGTTTGCATGGGCTTATCATTTTATTAGCGTTGTATATATTGTTTAATTTAATGCCGACACTTTTGCCGGCTTATAAATGGGTTATCATTACAGGCATGGCTGCCATATTAGTGTTGGATTTTTACTTTTTTACTGCAGGCAAGTTGTCTCGCTTAAAATACAGCAGACTGGCACTGATGTTTATGTTCAGTCTGCTGTTAATTGTTTTTATTACCTTTTATTTAACAAAGATACTCGTTCTGACTGATGCCTATGGGCTCGAGAGTATGCTGAGGGAATATGAAGCGGAAGGGAAGCTCATCTTTTTCTTGGTTTGCTTTTTACAGCCCATTCTATTGCCGCTTCCCGAAGCCGTAACACTGCCTGCCGGAAGTGCCGTTTTCGGTCCCGCTGCCGCTGCCCTTCTTGGATTCACAGGAACAATTTCCGGGATTATTGTTATGTTCTGGACTGCAAGGATAGGAGGGTTAAAGCTTGTATCGAGGTTTATAAAGGAACGGCATCTGATAAAATACCAAAAATACATGGAGAAAAATGAGAACACCATACTAATGCTGCTGTTTGTTATTCCGATATTGCCAGATGAGATCATTTGTGTTGGAGCAGGAATGGGTGGTGTTTCATTTAAAAAGTTCCTGGGAATTGCGTCTATTTCCAAAATAGCAACTTCCTTGCTGCTGGCTTACTCACTTTCTTTGGCAGATGCCTTATCTTTATCTGGCTCACAGCTTTTATTAGTCGTTTCGGTTGTGATAGGGGTATTTTACAGTGTATCTTTCATGTATAAAAAGAGAGAAAGAAACTATAAGAATTGCGAGTAA
- the thiW gene encoding energy coupling factor transporter S component ThiW, whose translation MNRTRLLTTMALFVAIGTLGSHLLWFPAGIAKAYPVQHAVNVLAAVTLGPLPAAAVAFMIGLLRNLLGFGTLLAFPGGMIGAFLAGVLYLKFGRKIWAAVGEVVGTGIIGALFAVPYAKFLMGSAAGAFFFVPPFLVSSIAGAAIGWMVLAKVKEKNLVQNM comes from the coding sequence ATGAACAGAACCCGATTGTTAACTACGATGGCTTTATTTGTGGCAATTGGGACACTGGGATCCCATTTGCTCTGGTTTCCGGCAGGTATAGCCAAGGCCTATCCGGTTCAGCATGCGGTGAATGTATTGGCAGCGGTGACGCTTGGACCACTGCCTGCAGCAGCCGTGGCTTTTATGATTGGTCTGCTTCGTAATTTGCTTGGATTCGGAACGCTGCTTGCGTTTCCAGGCGGCATGATCGGTGCGTTTTTGGCTGGTGTGCTTTATTTGAAGTTCGGCCGGAAAATATGGGCTGCTGTTGGAGAGGTGGTGGGTACCGGCATAATCGGTGCATTGTTTGCTGTTCCATACGCAAAGTTTCTCATGGGAAGCGCAGCTGGCGCATTCTTCTTTGTACCGCCATTCCTGGTCAGCAGCATTGCCGGTGCGGCCATAGGCTGGATGGTTTTGGCGAAGGTTAAAGAGAAGAATTTGGTTCAGAATATGTGA
- a CDS encoding TIM barrel protein, which yields MVHHIGISGSVILSDSKLFHVLFKRHLPHIEIGEFQDEESFRRFIEMLGKTNKNFGLHSPLFRGQSKYDLLEKISMNPEEAWIQFETEVERMSGLGAEYILVHFPYFKKETSGNPAEIIEEGLKKLSALQRKYGIMIVCEPKLGFRQSPAGIQYLDRFPVETWRKYGLGLCVDIGDYILAAGEKAINYIEKWSEFVRVVHLHNVEYQGDKYIWVPVHPSHENDGCHYKIKKLMDFLAKECKDVFFVMEYTPHTNPPEKMVEEGIWWAKEVIEAGSVR from the coding sequence ATGGTTCATCATATAGGGATATCGGGAAGCGTCATTTTGTCAGACAGCAAGTTGTTTCATGTACTTTTTAAACGTCATTTGCCGCATATTGAGATAGGCGAATTTCAAGATGAGGAATCCTTCCGTCGCTTTATTGAAATGCTGGGCAAAACAAACAAAAACTTTGGTCTTCATTCGCCTCTTTTCCGGGGACAAAGCAAATACGATCTTCTGGAAAAGATCAGTATGAATCCGGAGGAAGCCTGGATTCAGTTTGAGACGGAAGTGGAAAGGATGTCCGGGCTTGGAGCTGAATACATTTTGGTGCACTTCCCTTACTTTAAAAAAGAAACCAGTGGGAATCCGGCAGAGATCATTGAGGAGGGACTCAAGAAACTCAGTGCTCTTCAGAGAAAATATGGGATTATGATTGTGTGTGAACCTAAATTGGGATTCAGGCAATCGCCAGCAGGAATTCAATATCTTGACCGTTTTCCTGTAGAGACATGGAGGAAATACGGACTCGGCCTTTGTGTTGATATCGGGGATTATATATTGGCCGCAGGCGAGAAGGCCATAAATTACATAGAAAAATGGTCCGAGTTTGTGAGAGTCGTTCATTTACATAATGTTGAATACCAGGGAGATAAATATATTTGGGTGCCTGTGCATCCATCTCATGAGAATGATGGCTGTCATTATAAAATTAAGAAGCTGATGGATTTTTTAGCAAAGGAATGTAAGGATGTATTTTTTGTCATGGAGTATACACCACACACGAACCCTCCGGAAAAAATGGTAGAAGAAGGGATTTGGTGGGCAAAAGAGGTGATTGAGGCCGGGTCTGTCAGGTAG
- a CDS encoding helix-turn-helix transcriptional regulator gives MKEFTIKNKVKLVRIEKDRLTQGELAKLVGVTRQTMNLIEAQKYNPTIRVCLLISKHLETPLDELFWIDENH, from the coding sequence TTGAAAGAGTTCACTATTAAAAACAAGGTGAAGCTTGTGCGTATTGAAAAAGATCGTTTAACTCAGGGAGAACTTGCAAAGCTGGTTGGCGTAACCCGGCAAACGATGAATTTGATTGAAGCACAAAAATATAACCCAACCATACGTGTCTGCCTGTTAATCAGCAAACACTTAGAGACACCGTTAGATGAGCTGTTTTGGATTGATGAGAACCATTAA
- a CDS encoding polysaccharide deacetylase family protein translates to MIYFFTAALIIFISYAVLPTVLIRSLNWGIVKEITEPHSIALTFDDGPDPQYTARLLDVLKKHEAKAAFFVVGEKAAKHPLLLKRMQADGHTIGIHHYRHISSWILSPGSLKKQLEQTKKIIEETINEEVYFYRPPWGHFNLFTLWMARKYKIIMWSGIFKDWKIKQIRDTLTESLAKETVPGRIFLLHDSGETLGADCSAPEYMIGHLDQYLQQAALKGIHFISLKDGYQGHRT, encoded by the coding sequence ATGATTTATTTTTTTACCGCCGCACTGATTATATTTATTAGTTACGCAGTTCTGCCCACTGTACTCATACGTTCGCTGAATTGGGGAATTGTAAAAGAAATAACGGAGCCACATTCCATTGCTTTAACCTTTGATGATGGTCCTGATCCCCAGTATACTGCAAGGCTTCTGGATGTCTTAAAAAAGCATGAAGCTAAGGCAGCCTTTTTCGTTGTTGGGGAAAAAGCAGCCAAGCATCCATTGCTGCTTAAAAGGATGCAGGCAGATGGGCATACAATTGGCATCCATCATTATCGGCATATCTCAAGCTGGATCCTTTCACCGGGATCTTTAAAAAAACAGCTGGAGCAAACAAAAAAAATTATTGAAGAAACGATTAATGAAGAAGTCTATTTCTATCGTCCGCCATGGGGCCACTTCAATTTATTTACCCTCTGGATGGCAAGGAAGTATAAGATTATTATGTGGTCGGGCATTTTCAAGGATTGGAAGATCAAACAAATCAGGGACACCCTTACAGAGTCGTTAGCTAAAGAAACCGTGCCTGGCCGGATTTTTCTTCTCCACGACAGCGGTGAAACTCTTGGCGCTGACTGCAGTGCACCTGAATATATGATTGGCCATCTCGACCAGTATTTGCAGCAGGCCGCACTAAAAGGGATCCATTTTATTTCTTTAAAAGATGGATATCAGGGGCATCGTACATGA
- a CDS encoding GNAT family protein, which produces MVKLEPFTEKDFDLLISWISTQELMVQWSGVHFKFPLDHEQLASYISSANLETSSEYIYKVMADDEIVGHISLGRVDRVNETARIGKVFICPAARGKGYASEMIHQILNLAFQELKLNRISLGVFDFNLPAIKIYEQAGFQKEGLLRQTNKVRNDYWNLIEMSILKAEWQASLGLRDIQSNV; this is translated from the coding sequence ATGGTAAAATTAGAACCTTTTACAGAAAAAGATTTCGATTTGCTCATCAGCTGGATCAGCACACAGGAATTAATGGTTCAGTGGAGCGGTGTCCATTTCAAATTCCCGCTTGATCATGAGCAGCTTGCTAGTTATATTAGCTCTGCGAATCTGGAAACCAGCTCGGAATATATCTATAAAGTTATGGCAGACGATGAAATCGTCGGTCATATTTCTCTTGGCAGAGTTGACCGTGTCAACGAAACTGCGAGGATTGGCAAGGTTTTCATCTGCCCCGCAGCACGGGGGAAAGGGTATGCTTCAGAAATGATTCATCAAATCCTGAACTTAGCGTTCCAAGAGCTGAAATTAAATAGAATCAGTCTCGGGGTTTTCGATTTTAATCTGCCTGCTATTAAGATATACGAGCAGGCAGGTTTCCAAAAAGAAGGACTTCTCAGGCAGACCAATAAAGTTAGAAATGATTATTGGAACTTAATAGAAATGAGCATCCTGAAAGCTGAATGGCAGGCCAGCTTAGGGCTCAGGGATATTCAATCAAACGTTTGA
- a CDS encoding FbpB family small basic protein, whose product MKKAKVSFAELIKRNKEELLRDQELLAKIEKRLDEKYTKVK is encoded by the coding sequence ATGAAAAAAGCTAAAGTATCATTTGCAGAATTAATTAAGAGAAACAAAGAAGAGCTGCTGAGAGATCAAGAATTGCTGGCTAAAATTGAAAAACGTTTAGACGAAAAATACACAAAGGTGAAATAA
- a CDS encoding twin-arginine translocase TatA/TatE family subunit codes for MISNIGIPGLILVLVIALIIFGPSKLPEIGRAFGRTLTEFKSAAKDLVSDEVKNEEKKPVLSALKKEK; via the coding sequence ATGATATCCAACATTGGCATTCCAGGCTTAATTCTCGTTCTTGTCATTGCATTGATCATATTTGGGCCATCCAAGCTTCCCGAAATCGGGAGGGCATTTGGGCGGACCTTAACGGAATTTAAAAGTGCCGCAAAAGATTTAGTGTCAGATGAGGTAAAGAATGAAGAGAAAAAACCAGTACTTTCAGCTCTGAAAAAAGAAAAGTAG
- a CDS encoding alpha-hydroxy-acid oxidizing protein, with protein sequence MAKVENISFAENFPISFKELEEEAEKVMGAGGFGYVQSGAGGEETLKKNIESFAKYSIVPRMLRDVSIPDISVNLFGKTYPYPVFLAPIGMQRLEHSEGEIASARAAASFGIPFIQSTVSSYSIEEIANATGTSPKWFQLYWSNYEDAAFSMVRRAEELGYEAIVLTVDTVMMGWREADLRNNFSPLKLGYGKANYESDPVFMASLHDGDVVQGILDNIHHPTLSWEHIARLKEKTDLPILLKGILHPEDARQAVEKGIDGIIVSNHGGRQLDGVIAAIDALGPIVKEVKGRIPILFDSGIRRGSDVVKALALGADAVCLGRPYVYGLAIGGQAGVEKVLANLIEETKVSLSLVGVGSLKELAGLQLIR encoded by the coding sequence ATGGCAAAAGTAGAGAATATTAGTTTCGCAGAAAACTTTCCTATTTCATTTAAGGAACTGGAAGAAGAAGCAGAGAAAGTGATGGGAGCTGGCGGATTTGGCTATGTCCAATCAGGAGCCGGAGGAGAAGAAACGCTGAAAAAGAATATTGAATCCTTTGCAAAATACTCAATTGTACCGAGAATGCTTAGAGATGTCTCAATTCCGGATATAAGTGTGAATTTATTTGGAAAAACGTATCCTTATCCAGTTTTCCTGGCACCGATTGGAATGCAGCGCCTTGAACACAGTGAGGGAGAGATTGCATCTGCCAGGGCGGCAGCTTCGTTTGGAATTCCTTTTATCCAGAGCACGGTATCCAGTTATTCCATTGAAGAAATCGCTAATGCAACAGGCACGAGCCCCAAGTGGTTCCAATTATATTGGTCCAATTATGAAGATGCTGCGTTCAGTATGGTGCGCCGGGCGGAGGAATTAGGCTATGAAGCCATTGTGTTAACAGTTGATACCGTGATGATGGGATGGAGGGAAGCAGATCTAAGAAACAATTTTTCACCGTTAAAGCTTGGCTATGGAAAAGCAAATTATGAGAGCGATCCAGTCTTTATGGCCTCTCTTCATGATGGTGATGTAGTTCAGGGAATCCTTGATAATATCCATCATCCAACATTAAGTTGGGAGCATATTGCAAGATTAAAAGAGAAAACAGATCTGCCGATTCTATTAAAGGGTATTCTCCATCCGGAAGATGCCAGGCAGGCCGTTGAAAAAGGGATAGACGGAATCATAGTCTCTAATCATGGCGGCAGGCAGCTTGATGGAGTGATTGCGGCGATTGATGCGCTGGGACCGATCGTGAAGGAAGTCAAAGGACGGATTCCAATATTGTTTGACAGCGGCATTCGCCGCGGTTCAGATGTGGTCAAAGCTCTGGCATTAGGAGCCGACGCAGTTTGCCTGGGACGGCCGTACGTGTACGGTTTGGCCATTGGCGGGCAGGCTGGGGTTGAAAAAGTACTTGCCAACTTAATTGAAGAAACGAAAGTGTCGCTGTCTCTGGTAGGGGTGGGGAGCCTAAAGGAGCTGGCAGGTCTGCAGCTAATTCGATAG